Below is a window of Fusobacterium varium DNA.
TGTAGTAGGATTTAGAACTACTTTCTAAGATTAACTTACAATAAAATTTACATAAATACTGACTGTAGAAAAAAGAGACTAACTGGAGAGATCTAGTTAGTTTCTTTTTTTTATGAAAAAATTATGAAGAAAATAAAAAGGCAAATTAAGAAAATTTTTGTTTGAATATAGAATAAAAATAACAAAAAAATATATAAAATATAGAAAATTGAATAAATTTAAAAAAATAAAAAAAAGATTGACCCTAAAGTTACTTTATAGTTTAAAATATATAGTATTATAAAATTTGATATTGTTATTTTATTAAAAAATATAAAAATAGAGTAACTTCTTTAGGAGTGTAAAAAAATAAAAATTATGTTGACTTACAAGTCATAATGGTGTAAAATCTAAACTGACTAATAAGTCAAAAAAATAAAGGAGTTATGTGATGGAAGGAAAGGGGAAAAAAGAGCAGATATTGGAAGCGGCTATGTCTTTGATATTGAAAAATGGATATTCCCATACATCAGTTGAAGATATAACTAATTCTATTGGAATAGCCAAAGGAAGTTTTTATACATATTTTAAAAGTAAAAATCTTCTCTTGAGAACTATTATAGAGGAGCAGATTGAAAGTATTATTGAACAACAGGAAAATCAACTAAAAGAGGGAAAAGATTTTGATGAAATTCTATTAAAAAATATAGTTTCAAGGGTAAAATTTTTAAAAAAAGATCTGAAAAGACAGCTTGTATTGATAAATCTTGCTAGAAATGTAGATGTATTGGGAAAAGATGTTAGAGATCTAATGATAAAAATAGAAACTATAAACTATAATTTCATAGAAAAACTATTAAATAGATATAATTCTCAATTAAAATTAAATAAAAATGAAATAGACCAATATTCTCAAATTATTAACTCTATAATTAGAGGTTTTAAAATGACTAATATCTTTTTTGATGACAATAGTGAAGATAACTTCTTTATAAAAGATATTGCAGAGGCAGAAAAAAGAATAAATCATAAGAGTTTTGATGAAGGGATATATTTTATATATAAGAGCATATTAAAAATGTTAAAATAAATTTTAAAATATAAAGCATAATCAGGAGGTTAAAGATGAAGAAAATATTGGGATTGCTTTTAATATTAAGTAGTTCTGTGTTTGCTAGAGAGATTACTTTGGATCAAGCTATTCAAATGGCTCTAGAAAATAGTAAGGAGATAAAAATCTCTGAAAAAGATGTAGAAGTTTCAAAATTAAAAGTGGGAATGGCTTTTAAAGATGCTTTACCAAGTGTTGTATATAGTGGTTCATATACAAGAAGTGAATATGATCGTAAAATGTATAGACACGGTTGGGAAGAGAATCAAGTTGATAGAAAAGGTGGATATACTCAAACAATAACTATATCACAACCTATATTCCAAGGAGGAGCAGTACTTGGAGGAATAAAAGGTGCTCAAGCCTATAAAAA
It encodes the following:
- a CDS encoding TetR/AcrR family transcriptional regulator, whose translation is MEGKGKKEQILEAAMSLILKNGYSHTSVEDITNSIGIAKGSFYTYFKSKNLLLRTIIEEQIESIIEQQENQLKEGKDFDEILLKNIVSRVKFLKKDLKRQLVLINLARNVDVLGKDVRDLMIKIETINYNFIEKLLNRYNSQLKLNKNEIDQYSQIINSIIRGFKMTNIFFDDNSEDNFFIKDIAEAEKRINHKSFDEGIYFIYKSILKMLK